The sequence below is a genomic window from Sneathiella sp. P13V-1.
TCAACTCGGGCTGCCTATGGCCTTTCGGGCGCGATTGAAGAAGATCACCGTCAGCTAGCCATTCTGGAAGATGAAACCAACCGCACAGTTGTTCTGGTTGACCGTCTGTTGAACGAACTGTCAGAGGACATCAGCCGCCAGACAGCCTACGTGGGTAACGAGCGTGCAAACCTCACCACATTGTCACACGCGGTTAAGAATGGTGAACTTCTTGGAGCAAGCCTTGCTAATCGTGCCTACAGCGCACCTTCACCGATCGCAAGCAGTGCGCCATTTGCCGGTGCCAACACTCAGAGCTTCCAGGCAGGCAATCGTCAGCCACTGGTCGTCATTCGCTTTGACCGTCCAGATGTTCCATATGAACAGGCTCTCTACACTGCGGTGAACCGTACATTGCAGGGCCGCCCACAAAGCGTCTTTGATGTTGTTGCGGTTTCCCCAATGCAAGGTGGTGCCGCCGATGTGGCGTTGAACCAGTCCAAATCGACGCGTAACGCCCAAAAAGTGCTGCGCTCCCTTACAGATATGGGCTTGCCAGCTTCCCGCGTTAATCTGAGCGCGGCTTCAAGCGGTCAGGCGCTTACTGGTGAAGTGCACGTCTACGTCAGATAATTCCCTTTAACTGGGATTTTGAAAAGCGGTGCTTTTAGCGCCGCTTTTTTTTATGGGCTATTGAGCTTGCTCATACTTGTTGAACTCTTTCCGCTGTATATATGTAGAGCAGGAAATCAAATTTATTTGAACAGGAGAGAGGTCAAATATGCTGAAAAATATGGAAGGCCAAGCTGTACCAAATTGCTCGTTCCCTATCCGTGTTGGTGACAATTGGGGACAGGTATCCACTGAGGAGCTGTTTAAGGGCAAGAAGGTTATTGTATTCGCCCTTCCCGGTGCCTTCACCCCGACATGTTCTTCCAGCCACCTTCCTCGTTTCAATGAACTGGCGACCACTTTCAAGGAACTTGGCGTAGATGACATCATCTGCCTGTCTGTAAATGATCCATTTGTCATGGACGAATGGCAGAAGACACAAAATGCTGAAAACATCCATTTCGTTCCTGACGGCTGCGGCACTTTCTCAGAAGGGATGGGGATGTTGGTGGATAAATCCAATCTGGGATTTGGCAAACGCTCCTGGCGCTACTCCATGCTTGTGGATGACGGTATGGTCAAAAAGATGTTTATTGAGCCAGAAGTCGAGGGCGATCCTTTTGAAGTATCTGACGCCGATACAATGTTGAATTACATTGATCCAAATGCGAAAGCCCCAAAAGCTATTACGGTATTTGCCAAACCCGGCTGCAGCCACTGCGCCCGGGCGAAAGCTGCGCTGAAAGAGGCTAACCTGCCGTTCGAGGAAATCACGCTGGGCTCTGATGCGACCTACCGTAGTCTTGCAGCTGTCTCTGGCGCGTATACAGCCCCACAGATCTTCATTGATGGGGAACGCATTGGCGGGGCAGATGAGCTGGAAGCCTATTTAGCTGCTTAAGCTCCATACCATACATAACAAAAAAGCCCGCCATTTCTGGCGGGCTTTTCAATTAATCACTTGAACGCTTAGTCTTCCCAGCTCATCCGTGCAACGTCAGTTGCGAAGATATGCCAGTCTTTCCAAACACCGTTCAGTCCAGCACGTTTTACCTGAACCGCAGCCAGCTGGAACATGAAGCCGTTTACCGCATCATCAGCCAGAATTTGTTGCGCTTCTTTCAATTTTGCAGAACGAACAGCAGGTGTCAGCGCTTTTTCAGCTTCTGCGATAACTTTGTTGAAAGTCTCGTTTTCATAATTGAAGTAGTAGCCTTTACGAGCATAGATATTGATATCCATTGGCTCCACATGGCTCACAATAGACAGGTCGTAGTTTTTCTTCTTATAAACTTCGTCCAGCCATTTTGGCCAATCAACATTTTCGATTTTGATCTTGAAGCCCGCTTTTTCAAGCTGAGATGCCACGATCTGACCACCCGCACGGGCATAGTCGTCCACTGGAGGCAATTTCAAAGACAGTTCCAGACCATCCGCATAACCAGCTTCTGCAAGCAATGCTTTGGATTTTTCCGGATCATAAGGATACGTGCCAGACAGATCTACATAATCTGGGTGGTGAGGTGCGAAGTGTGATCCAATTGGAGTACCATAACCGAACATGGCACCATCAATGATTTCCTGACGGTTGATCGCATGGGCAATCGCCTGACGGACTTTCAGCTTGGACAGCGCTTCATTTTTGTTGTTCGTGCTGAGAATGGTTTCACCGTTGGTGGTACCTTCCAGAATTTCGAACTGATCACCAATTTTAAACTGCTCCAACGTTTCGTTTGGAACAGACGTCAGATCAAGATCACCTGTCAGAAGGGATGCCATACGAGCCGCAGAATCGTTGATAAAGCGGAAGTTGACTTTTTTGATCTGGATAGCAGCTTTGTCACGGTAAGTGTCCGCGGCAACCAGCTTCACGCTATCGCCTTTAATCCAACGGGAGAATTTGTAAGGACCTGTCCCAACTGGATTTGTTGCGTTGCCGCCATCTGAGTCAGGGTCCACGATTACCGCTGTTGACTCGCCAAGCTGAGCAAGGAAATCACCGCGTGGTTCTTTCAAAGTCAAAACGACAGTGTTTGCATCAGGTGTGTCGATGCTTGCGATATTTGTGAAACGACCTTTACGTTTATTCTGGCTGCCTTCTGCGGCATTTTCTTCAAATGTGTATTTCACATCGGAGCTGTCAAAGTCAGATCCGTCGTGGAATTTCACACCTGCTTCCAGGTTAAATGTATAAACAAGACCGTCTGGGCTGATCGTCCAGCTTTTCGCAAGTGCTGGCTTTACAGTACCGTCAGCATCAATACGTGTCAGACCTTCATAGATGTTATAAAGGGTGATACGGGAAATCGCTGCCGCTGCACCTGTACGCGGGTCCAGTCCAGGTGG
It includes:
- a CDS encoding glutathione peroxidase, which produces MLKNMEGQAVPNCSFPIRVGDNWGQVSTEELFKGKKVIVFALPGAFTPTCSSSHLPRFNELATTFKELGVDDIICLSVNDPFVMDEWQKTQNAENIHFVPDGCGTFSEGMGMLVDKSNLGFGKRSWRYSMLVDDGMVKKMFIEPEVEGDPFEVSDADTMLNYIDPNAKAPKAITVFAKPGCSHCARAKAALKEANLPFEEITLGSDATYRSLAAVSGAYTAPQIFIDGERIGGADELEAYLAA
- a CDS encoding ABC transporter substrate-binding protein, translating into MKKVLVAAALASAVLSPIAAEAAKTTFNYGMRLEPPGLDPRTGAAAAISRITLYNIYEGLTRIDADGTVKPALAKSWTISPDGLVYTFNLEAGVKFHDGSDFDSSDVKYTFEENAAEGSQNKRKGRFTNIASIDTPDANTVVLTLKEPRGDFLAQLGESTAVIVDPDSDGGNATNPVGTGPYKFSRWIKGDSVKLVAADTYRDKAAIQIKKVNFRFINDSAARMASLLTGDLDLTSVPNETLEQFKIGDQFEILEGTTNGETILSTNNKNEALSKLKVRQAIAHAINRQEIIDGAMFGYGTPIGSHFAPHHPDYVDLSGTYPYDPEKSKALLAEAGYADGLELSLKLPPVDDYARAGGQIVASQLEKAGFKIKIENVDWPKWLDEVYKKKNYDLSIVSHVEPMDINIYARKGYYFNYENETFNKVIAEAEKALTPAVRSAKLKEAQQILADDAVNGFMFQLAAVQVKRAGLNGVWKDWHIFATDVARMSWED